One window from the genome of Pseudoalteromonas sp. '520P1 No. 423' encodes:
- a CDS encoding LytTR family DNA-binding domain-containing protein has product MNKLQHFQKYKFKYEIGFLVCFFLINSTLLATSVIMEGQRNYSVLPFQLWEPFVWEYSSALSALLLFPAIVYLLKQVPLSWLTLKQSLFYYFLASVVFSLSHVLLMVGMRELVYFLMSGNYDFGDIWFELFYEYRKDLWSFIFFLIFIQGYNFIISRLQGEANPIAQSEEETESPTEAHNIDRLLVKKLGKEFIIKIDDVEWLESAGNYVNLHIKGRIYPIRATLTSLIDRISDKGFSRIHRSHAVNLDYVDSITPLSSGDSEIKLINGKVLNLSRRYKEGFKEKL; this is encoded by the coding sequence ATGAATAAATTACAACACTTTCAAAAATACAAATTTAAATATGAAATTGGTTTTTTAGTTTGCTTTTTTTTAATTAATAGTACTTTACTGGCAACGTCTGTGATTATGGAAGGGCAGCGAAATTATAGCGTTTTACCATTTCAATTATGGGAACCTTTTGTATGGGAATACTCTAGCGCTTTAAGTGCGTTGTTGTTATTTCCTGCGATTGTTTATTTATTAAAGCAAGTGCCTTTAAGTTGGCTGACCTTAAAGCAGTCTTTATTTTACTATTTTTTAGCGTCTGTGGTGTTTTCGTTATCTCATGTGTTGTTAATGGTAGGCATGAGGGAGCTTGTATATTTTTTAATGTCAGGTAATTATGACTTTGGTGATATTTGGTTTGAATTATTTTATGAATACCGAAAAGATCTTTGGAGTTTTATTTTCTTCCTTATATTTATTCAGGGTTACAACTTCATTATCAGTAGATTACAAGGCGAGGCAAACCCTATAGCGCAAAGTGAAGAGGAAACTGAAAGTCCGACTGAGGCACATAATATTGATCGTTTATTGGTTAAAAAACTAGGTAAAGAATTTATTATTAAAATTGATGATGTTGAATGGCTTGAATCTGCTGGCAATTATGTAAATTTGCATATTAAAGGTCGCATTTATCCAATTCGTGCAACATTAACGAGTTTAATCGATCGAATATCTGATAAAGGGTTTAGTCGAATTCATAGATCACACGCTGTTAACTTAGATTATGTTGACTCTATTACACCGCTCAGTAGTGGAGATAGCGAGATAAAACTCATCAATGGCAAGGTTTTAAACCTTTCAAGACGCTACAAAGAAGGCTTTAAAGAGAAGTTATAG
- a CDS encoding TonB-dependent receptor, with protein sequence MKTRLQKTAVTLAVAACLGMSGVASAAETSSGMRGKIVGPNGQPALNTKITIIHQPSGTIREVQTNEVGLFSVKGLRVGGPYTIVVNSDQYQDTVEEGISIQLGDTKRLSFQLSAKSSMETIQVTGSAIGFDSSGAASSFGQEDIARAPAFNRDLKDIVRNNPMAVVDEEGGLSFGGSNPKFNSITVDGIGQNDDFGLNESGYPSNRSPISLDAVDQIAVDSSPFSSSVGGFSGGTVNVVTKSGTNEFKGSTFFEMMSEDMAGEPKDSKSDNPSSNNFNVGEQKTTGFTVGGPLIKDELFFFFSAEKFNKVTPVAFGIDEGSPSKVTEAEYNEFVTIMDDVYGIQDGVNSGDPEESDDKFLVKLDWNINDSHRADFTYQYQSTAEDKNTNDYSNSLNMGSHGYIDTTSLDNYAVHLYSDWNDDFSTEVSIAYKDSYRESETNSDFGQVSVRTDSGTINAGQDVYRQGNTSSTKTWSYKFGANYLMDDHDIKFGASFEALDLYNLFSKESMGVWEFDSLEDFASGNISSFSYSNAYTNDTDDASYTYESSTLALYIEDTWTVDSDLDVTFGVRYERLGADTSASENDSFNETYGMSNTATTDGLDILLPRVGFKYYLNDDMIVRGGIGKFSGGKPNIWAVPTDGVTYVSATQAAEQQVIVNGKNDPSSIDFHDVPDVAQDSLQQGAGSTTFLDPNYKISSDWRYQLGLDWTLDIPKVGEDFKLTVEMNYVDRQDATVWEDVSRIDNGKTTADGGRIIYDSVYEGTDQEGNSDIMMTNMDDGGRSLIFTTSLQKIWDNGVRMNMSYTHQDITEANPGTSSQAESNYQYNVGVNKNESQVGTAYYEVAHRFVLNLGYTAQFVDGYNTNIDLFFERRSGRPYSATMDTHGDTSFGDQYGMSKSQTYLPYIPTGPDDSAVDWDNSTYTYDELMALYDEAGINGEAGGYADKYSETQPWVTTLDLNVTQEFKGFQGDQKGMAYFTVDNLANLLNSDWGQVHTMGYGNNAVIGATINDDGQYILTEAYGLDTNNYDTFNQSESTWRIKLGMRYTF encoded by the coding sequence ATGAAAACTCGATTGCAAAAAACAGCAGTTACATTGGCAGTTGCCGCATGTTTAGGTATGAGTGGTGTAGCATCAGCTGCTGAAACTTCATCTGGCATGCGTGGTAAAATCGTAGGCCCTAATGGCCAACCCGCTTTAAATACAAAAATCACTATTATTCACCAACCTTCAGGTACCATTCGTGAAGTGCAAACGAACGAAGTTGGTCTATTCAGTGTTAAAGGTTTACGTGTAGGTGGTCCTTACACTATCGTTGTTAATTCTGATCAGTATCAAGATACTGTAGAAGAAGGCATTAGCATTCAACTTGGTGATACTAAGCGCTTAAGTTTTCAACTTTCAGCTAAAAGCAGCATGGAAACAATTCAAGTAACTGGCTCTGCTATTGGTTTTGATTCAAGCGGTGCTGCATCTTCATTTGGTCAAGAAGACATAGCACGAGCTCCTGCATTTAACCGTGATTTAAAAGATATTGTTCGTAATAACCCAATGGCGGTTGTTGATGAAGAAGGTGGTTTAAGCTTTGGTGGTTCAAACCCTAAATTTAACTCAATTACAGTAGATGGTATCGGTCAAAATGATGATTTTGGTCTTAACGAAAGCGGTTACCCATCTAACCGTTCACCTATCTCTTTAGATGCGGTAGATCAGATTGCAGTTGATAGCTCTCCATTTTCTTCATCTGTAGGGGGCTTTTCTGGCGGTACAGTTAATGTAGTAACTAAGTCTGGTACTAATGAATTTAAAGGTTCAACATTCTTTGAAATGATGAGCGAAGACATGGCCGGTGAGCCAAAAGATTCTAAGTCAGATAATCCTAGTAGCAATAACTTTAATGTTGGCGAGCAAAAAACAACAGGTTTCACAGTTGGTGGTCCATTAATTAAAGATGAGTTATTCTTTTTCTTCTCAGCTGAAAAATTCAATAAAGTAACACCTGTTGCTTTTGGTATTGATGAAGGTAGCCCAAGTAAAGTAACTGAAGCAGAATATAACGAGTTTGTTACTATTATGGACGATGTTTACGGCATTCAAGATGGCGTAAATAGCGGCGATCCAGAAGAAAGTGATGACAAGTTTTTAGTAAAATTAGATTGGAATATTAACGATAGCCATCGTGCTGACTTCACTTACCAATACCAAAGCACTGCTGAAGATAAAAATACCAATGATTACAGCAATAGCTTAAATATGGGTTCTCATGGTTATATTGATACGACTTCACTAGATAACTACGCAGTTCACTTATATTCAGATTGGAATGATGATTTCTCAACTGAAGTAAGCATTGCATATAAAGATTCTTACCGTGAATCAGAAACTAACTCTGATTTTGGTCAAGTAAGTGTTCGTACTGACAGCGGTACTATTAACGCAGGTCAAGATGTTTACCGTCAAGGTAACACTAGCTCTACAAAAACATGGAGCTACAAGTTTGGTGCTAACTACTTAATGGACGACCATGATATTAAGTTTGGTGCGAGCTTTGAAGCACTAGATTTATATAACTTGTTCTCAAAAGAATCTATGGGTGTATGGGAATTTGATAGTTTAGAAGATTTTGCATCTGGTAATATTTCAAGTTTTTCTTACTCAAATGCATATACAAATGATACCGATGATGCGTCTTACACATACGAAAGTTCAACACTTGCGTTATATATTGAAGATACGTGGACTGTTGATTCTGATTTAGATGTGACTTTTGGTGTGCGTTATGAGCGTTTAGGTGCAGATACTTCTGCGTCTGAAAATGATAGCTTTAACGAAACTTATGGTATGAGCAATACTGCAACAACTGATGGTTTAGATATTTTATTACCACGTGTTGGTTTTAAGTACTACTTAAACGATGACATGATAGTACGTGGTGGTATTGGTAAATTCTCAGGTGGTAAACCAAATATTTGGGCAGTACCGACAGATGGTGTAACTTACGTATCAGCAACACAAGCTGCAGAGCAACAAGTTATTGTAAATGGTAAAAACGATCCTTCAAGTATCGATTTCCATGATGTACCAGATGTTGCACAAGATTCATTGCAACAAGGTGCGGGCTCTACTACGTTCTTAGATCCTAACTACAAAATCAGCTCAGATTGGCGTTACCAGTTAGGCTTAGATTGGACACTAGACATCCCTAAAGTTGGCGAAGACTTTAAACTAACTGTTGAAATGAACTATGTTGATCGTCAAGATGCAACAGTTTGGGAAGATGTATCACGTATCGACAATGGCAAAACAACTGCTGATGGTGGCAGAATTATTTATGACAGTGTTTATGAAGGCACTGATCAAGAAGGTAATTCAGATATCATGATGACAAACATGGATGATGGCGGCCGTAGCTTAATCTTCACGACTAGCTTACAAAAAATCTGGGATAACGGTGTTCGTATGAATATGTCATACACACATCAAGATATTACAGAAGCGAATCCTGGTACAAGCTCACAAGCAGAGTCAAACTACCAATATAATGTTGGCGTAAATAAAAATGAATCACAAGTAGGCACAGCTTACTATGAAGTAGCACATCGTTTTGTTTTAAACTTAGGTTATACAGCTCAGTTTGTTGATGGTTACAATACTAACATCGATTTATTTTTCGAGCGTCGTTCTGGTCGTCCTTACTCAGCTACTATGGATACACACGGCGATACTAGCTTTGGCGATCAATACGGTATGTCTAAGTCTCAAACTTACTTACCATATATCCCAACCGGTCCTGATGATTCTGCAGTTGATTGGGACAACAGTACTTATACATATGATGAGTTAATGGCGCTTTACGACGAAGCAGGTATTAATGGCGAAGCTGGCGGTTATGCTGACAAGTACTCTGAAACACAGCCTTGGGTAACAACATTAGATTTAAACGTTACACAAGAATTTAAAGGTTTCCAAGGCGATCAAAAAGGTATGGCATACTTCACAGTTGATAACTTAGCTAACTTACTAAACAGCGATTGGGGCCAAGTTCATACTATGGGCTACGGTAACAATGCAGTAATTGGCGCAACGATTAACGATGATGGTCAATATATCTTAACTGAAGCATATGGTTTAGATACAAATAACTACGATACGTTTAACCAAAGCGAATCAACTTGGCGTATTAAACTAGGTATGCGTTATACTTTCTAA
- a CDS encoding transposase translates to MYKSQNLRKNRTSTPFHYYSVTTVSHQRKAIFNSIEVSQIITNNMNKLDNEQASKTICFVLIPDHIHWLFQLQDKLPLFRTIQYFKGRCAREIKIINPDVHNIWQKGYFEHCVRDEKDLIKQARYIVANPLRAGLVKKIGDYPYWNCINL, encoded by the coding sequence ATGTATAAATCACAAAATTTAAGAAAAAACAGAACGTCAACCCCTTTTCATTATTACTCAGTAACGACTGTGTCTCATCAACGTAAAGCAATTTTCAACTCAATTGAAGTTTCTCAGATAATAACAAACAATATGAATAAACTAGATAATGAACAGGCCTCTAAAACCATTTGCTTTGTATTAATACCAGATCATATTCATTGGCTATTTCAATTGCAGGATAAATTACCATTGTTCAGAACCATTCAATATTTTAAAGGGCGATGTGCACGAGAAATTAAGATAATAAACCCTGATGTTCATAATATTTGGCAGAAAGGTTATTTTGAACACTGTGTTCGTGATGAAAAGGATTTAATCAAACAAGCCAGATACATCGTCGCTAATCCGTTACGCGCAGGGTTAGTTAAAAAAATTGGAGATTATCCATATTGGAATTGCATCAATTTGTGA
- a CDS encoding S1/P1 nuclease → MAWGQNGHRVVAQIAFNHLTPDTQQAILPLLEGKKLAEVSTWPDEMRSNPTDFWQKQSTPWHYINMSKASEFKPASYEIPETKNDIKDAYALMIKATDVLNDSKASIEDKQFYFKFLVHVVGDIHQPMHVGRSEDWGGNKVKVKFFGKESNLHSLWDTLMVENQKLSFTEFTTFIDTNDSKIIAKYLNSQPKDWVIESFYEAEKLYNVGNADFKYNYVYEQNPLMKQRLTQGGIRLAGLLNGIFDKSAKPLVNALKK, encoded by the coding sequence ATGGCATGGGGCCAAAATGGTCATAGAGTTGTTGCGCAAATCGCTTTTAATCACTTAACACCTGATACTCAACAAGCAATATTACCTTTATTAGAAGGTAAAAAATTAGCTGAAGTTTCAACTTGGCCAGATGAAATGCGCTCAAATCCTACTGATTTTTGGCAAAAACAGTCAACACCTTGGCATTATATCAATATGAGTAAAGCGTCTGAGTTTAAACCTGCTAGCTATGAAATCCCAGAAACTAAAAACGATATTAAAGACGCTTACGCATTAATGATAAAAGCAACAGATGTTTTAAATGACTCAAAAGCTTCAATTGAAGATAAGCAGTTTTACTTTAAGTTTTTGGTACACGTTGTCGGTGATATTCATCAACCTATGCATGTAGGTCGTAGTGAAGATTGGGGTGGAAATAAAGTTAAGGTTAAGTTTTTTGGAAAAGAGAGCAACTTACATAGCTTGTGGGATACTTTAATGGTTGAAAACCAAAAGCTATCTTTCACTGAGTTTACAACTTTCATTGATACTAATGATTCAAAAATCATCGCTAAATACCTAAATAGCCAACCGAAAGATTGGGTGATTGAATCTTTTTATGAAGCAGAAAAGCTATACAACGTAGGTAATGCAGACTTTAAATATAATTATGTTTATGAACAAAACCCGTTAATGAAACAAAGGTTAACCCAAGGTGGCATCAGATTAGCCGGTTTACTAAATGGCATATTTGATAAATCAGCTAAACCTTTAGTTAATGCATTGAAGAAGTAA
- a CDS encoding mechanosensitive ion channel domain-containing protein, with amino-acid sequence MIFKLYKVGDLIESQGHLGVVKEVQIFNTILLSPQSKRIINSVRILILTHLPFKFQIK; translated from the coding sequence ATGATATTCAAGCTATACAAAGTAGGTGATTTAATTGAATCTCAAGGCCACTTAGGTGTCGTTAAAGAAGTACAAATATTTAATACCATTTTACTGTCGCCACAATCTAAGCGAATAATAAATAGCGTGAGAATTTTAATACTCACGCACCTCCCTTTCAAATTTCAAATAAAATGA
- a CDS encoding mechanosensitive ion channel domain-containing protein — MERSKVDPTLIPFMSSLVSWMLKVLLFISVASMIGIATTSFVAALGAAGLAIGLALQGSLANFAGYDIQAIQSR; from the coding sequence ATGGAGCGATCTAAAGTAGATCCTACATTAATTCCTTTTATGAGCAGCTTAGTATCATGGATGCTCAAAGTGCTATTGTTTATTTCTGTTGCTTCTATGATAGGTATCGCAACAACTTCTTTCGTAGCTGCATTAGGTGCAGCAGGTTTAGCAATTGGTTTAGCACTACAAGGTAGTTTAGCTAACTTTGCTGGCTATGATATTCAAGCTATACAAAGTAGGTGA
- a CDS encoding low molecular weight protein-tyrosine-phosphatase, whose translation MDKSAAKILVICMGNICRSPTGEAVLKSKAQELGINITVDSAGTISYHAGNPPDPRTVQAGVSRDYNFSGMQSRQVTINDFEDFDYILAADKSNLSDLIALCPSHLQYKLSLFLSHGDSDHIEVPDPYYGGENGFELVLDLIEEASVKFLEKISNG comes from the coding sequence ATGGATAAATCAGCAGCCAAAATACTCGTTATTTGCATGGGTAATATATGTCGCTCACCTACGGGTGAAGCGGTTCTAAAGTCAAAGGCACAGGAACTAGGTATCAATATAACCGTAGATTCAGCGGGAACCATAAGTTATCACGCAGGTAATCCGCCAGATCCTAGAACGGTTCAAGCTGGAGTTAGTAGAGATTATAATTTTTCCGGTATGCAATCGCGCCAAGTTACAATTAATGACTTTGAAGATTTTGATTATATTCTTGCTGCTGATAAAAGTAACTTAAGCGATTTAATAGCGCTATGCCCTTCTCACTTACAATATAAACTGTCTTTATTTTTATCTCATGGCGACTCTGATCATATTGAAGTGCCTGATCCCTATTACGGTGGTGAAAATGGTTTTGAATTAGTATTAGATTTAATAGAAGAAGCCAGTGTTAAGTTTTTAGAAAAGATTAGTAATGGCTAG
- a CDS encoding GGDEF domain-containing protein has product MNLFHKTYISRISIITLLCSIILFSSSSQAQTIDESLNLIEKYYFKNIQSAEAEIQKIEPEFNNISNKNKLRLIVIKLSIAANQQNHFQLLQIKNRLPALLQSFGNNKEIWLSLLSLKVDLSLGNSPKFLEQLQALEAEIESHNNAYLSAVFNRALYYEFIRNNIIDVALDIAIKNKKQWLKQEQYYPALEMQYNITNLRVTMMMDASSEALINKLETEVLKLEADLYYPLITELKAIWYTRNGNAQKAYEIVEQALKDQNLKLSDNGRINLTSSLASISYQLKNYAQTISLLKELLEHPNLKNIQKIKQIKLTLAKALIESGQHEKAQNIILEIEKNIKDISTYAQFEIDNMKIDILYKSKNIDELYHTTKNMIKNITAPESQSHMERRVARAENAAHVEEQTKVVYALEKNNQSQQKELNLTKQLIDAKDKYLLILSSFCIVLIALFIWLIYLLKKVKKLANTDGLTQISNRRFGIQQAQKIHNKFFKSSANNTMAIAMMDLDHFKSINDAYGHDIGDEVIKASVNIALSQLSKNDVFCRMGGEEFLFAIKGASKTEIINKLDLIREKLYQFDTLPLGMSKPISASFGISIISKNDNLKISDHITQSDTALYDAKNSGRNKVSLFSIDEPTHNK; this is encoded by the coding sequence ATGAATTTATTTCACAAAACATATATATCACGTATATCCATTATCACATTATTATGTAGCATTATTTTATTTAGTTCATCATCTCAAGCTCAAACTATTGATGAGTCATTAAACTTAATTGAGAAATACTATTTTAAAAACATACAATCTGCAGAAGCTGAAATACAAAAAATAGAACCTGAATTTAATAATATATCAAACAAGAATAAACTACGTTTAATCGTAATAAAGCTCAGTATTGCTGCAAATCAACAAAATCACTTTCAACTACTGCAAATCAAAAACCGCCTACCTGCACTATTACAATCATTCGGTAATAATAAAGAGATATGGCTGTCATTACTCTCACTTAAAGTCGACCTCTCTTTAGGTAACTCACCGAAGTTTTTAGAACAATTACAAGCATTAGAGGCTGAAATAGAATCACATAATAATGCCTATTTAAGCGCAGTATTTAATCGTGCTTTATATTATGAATTTATTCGTAACAATATTATTGATGTTGCTTTAGATATTGCTATTAAAAACAAAAAGCAATGGCTGAAACAAGAACAATATTATCCGGCTTTAGAAATGCAATATAACATTACGAATCTCCGTGTCACTATGATGATGGATGCTAGTTCTGAAGCACTTATCAATAAGCTTGAAACTGAAGTACTCAAACTTGAAGCAGATTTATATTACCCCTTAATTACTGAACTAAAAGCTATTTGGTATACAAGAAATGGCAATGCACAAAAAGCTTATGAGATAGTTGAGCAAGCACTAAAAGATCAAAACCTAAAATTATCCGATAATGGCAGAATCAACCTAACATCATCATTAGCCTCTATTAGCTATCAACTAAAAAACTACGCTCAAACAATATCTTTATTAAAGGAGCTATTAGAACACCCCAATCTAAAAAATATTCAAAAAATAAAACAAATTAAGCTCACCTTAGCAAAAGCCCTCATAGAATCAGGGCAGCATGAAAAAGCGCAAAACATTATTCTAGAAATTGAGAAAAACATAAAAGATATCAGTACTTATGCACAGTTTGAAATAGACAATATGAAAATTGATATTTTATATAAAAGTAAAAATATTGATGAGCTGTATCACACAACAAAAAACATGATAAAAAACATTACAGCCCCTGAATCTCAAAGCCATATGGAAAGACGTGTCGCACGAGCAGAAAATGCAGCCCATGTTGAAGAGCAAACAAAGGTAGTTTATGCGCTTGAAAAAAATAACCAATCACAGCAAAAAGAGTTAAATTTAACCAAACAACTCATAGATGCAAAAGATAAATACCTATTGATACTGTCTAGTTTTTGCATTGTATTAATTGCTCTATTTATATGGCTAATATATTTACTTAAAAAGGTTAAAAAATTAGCAAATACCGATGGACTAACACAAATTAGCAATCGTAGATTTGGTATCCAGCAAGCACAAAAAATACATAATAAATTTTTCAAATCTAGTGCTAATAATACAATGGCAATTGCTATGATGGATCTTGATCACTTTAAAAGTATAAATGATGCTTATGGCCATGACATTGGTGATGAAGTGATTAAAGCGAGTGTAAACATTGCTTTATCACAATTAAGTAAAAATGATGTTTTTTGTCGGATGGGCGGTGAAGAGTTTTTATTTGCAATCAAAGGTGCAAGTAAAACGGAGATAATAAATAAGCTTGATCTAATTAGGGAAAAGCTATATCAATTTGACACTCTCCCTTTAGGTATGTCTAAGCCTATTAGCGCCAGTTTTGGTATCTCTATCATTAGTAAAAACGACAATCTTAAAATATCAGATCATATCACTCAGTCAGATACTGCACTTTATGATGCCAAAAATTCAGGTAGAAACAAAGTGAGTCTATTCTCTATCGATGAGCCTACTCATAATAAATAG